The following proteins are co-located in the Deinococcus metallilatus genome:
- a CDS encoding LCP family protein produces the protein MTVSPPTSPSASSDPVSLSRRRARLRGVQVFGLSLAALTLGGLAVLSAPGNAAASALPAGGLPHFTLLLAGRDIVYCAYHTPCKNQDQRTGLLQTPNTDTLMLVKVDGTHVNVLNIPRDTNVGDFDPRQSPAAQKVNSRYWSGGPRGLTQAVETITGEPVDAYVIVRADYVARVIDALGGLDVTVPEGGIEWVDQAAGVNLKLGAGPHHLNGEQAVLFLRVRKGFGDDYGRIDHQKQALTQLAARLKSPQGLSALPTILGGIGNGVETNVDPNLLPTLLPELPHLKLTFATLPTRTIRGSFNLAVDREALARVWGTAGNEAASAEASPDLPAVTVRVVDASGANLGPALARALRTLGYARVTVQSVPASGEASQVFTQQDVQAATQLADTLGLPRLQGERFPVEAGEVGILLGRDARQSLAALSALNGDAASQVAPTPPENR, from the coding sequence ATGACTGTTTCTCCACCGACCTCTCCTTCTGCCTCTTCCGACCCCGTCTCCCTGTCCCGCCGCCGGGCACGGCTGCGCGGCGTGCAGGTGTTCGGCCTGAGCCTGGCGGCCCTGACGCTGGGGGGCCTGGCGGTGCTGAGCGCGCCCGGCAACGCGGCGGCGTCGGCCCTGCCCGCGGGGGGCCTGCCGCATTTCACGCTGCTGCTGGCCGGGCGGGACATCGTGTACTGCGCCTACCACACGCCCTGCAAGAACCAGGACCAGCGCACCGGGTTGCTGCAAACGCCCAACACCGACACGCTGATGCTGGTCAAGGTGGACGGCACCCACGTCAACGTGCTGAATATCCCGCGCGACACCAACGTCGGGGACTTCGACCCCCGGCAGTCTCCTGCCGCGCAGAAGGTCAACAGCCGCTACTGGTCGGGCGGCCCGCGGGGGCTGACGCAGGCGGTGGAGACGATCACCGGGGAACCGGTGGACGCCTACGTGATCGTGCGGGCCGACTACGTGGCGCGGGTGATCGACGCGCTGGGGGGCCTGGACGTGACCGTCCCGGAAGGCGGCATCGAGTGGGTGGACCAGGCGGCGGGGGTGAACCTCAAGCTGGGCGCGGGCCCCCACCATCTGAACGGTGAGCAGGCGGTGCTGTTCCTGCGCGTCCGCAAGGGCTTTGGGGACGACTACGGGCGCATCGACCACCAGAAGCAGGCCCTGACCCAGCTCGCCGCCCGGCTGAAGTCGCCCCAGGGGCTCAGCGCGCTGCCCACCATCCTGGGCGGCATCGGCAACGGCGTGGAGACGAACGTGGACCCGAACCTGCTGCCCACGCTGCTGCCGGAGCTGCCGCACCTCAAGCTCACCTTCGCCACGCTCCCCACCCGCACGATCCGGGGCAGCTTCAATCTGGCGGTGGACCGTGAGGCGCTGGCGCGGGTGTGGGGAACGGCGGGGAACGAGGCCGCCAGCGCGGAGGCTTCACCCGACCTTCCCGCCGTCACCGTGCGCGTCGTGGACGCCAGCGGCGCGAACCTCGGCCCGGCACTCGCGCGGGCGCTGCGGACGCTGGGGTATGCCCGCGTGACCGTGCAGAGCGTGCCCGCCAGCGGGGAGGCCAGCCAGGTGTTCACCCAGCAGGACGTGCAGGCCGCCACCCAGCTCGCCGACACGCTGGGGCTGCCCCGCCTGCAAGGCGAACGTTTCCCCGTCGAGGCGGGCGAGGTGGGTATTCTGCTGGGCAGGGACGCCCGCCAGAGCCTCGCCGCCCTGAGCGCCCTGAATGGGGACGCCGCCTCTCAAGTTGCCCCCACCCCACCGGAGAACCGATGA
- the rsfS gene encoding ribosome silencing factor: MTPDTRNTDTHSANPHSDLIHQQLRAIVDAARERRAEDVVVLDLTDVSSTLEYFVICTATAGLQLNAVQENIREKAQEAGLPRPTVEGPSERWLLLAFGGSIVVHIMTKDAREYYDLEGLWSDARVLPFPEQAPNRTV; encoded by the coding sequence ATGACCCCAGACACCCGCAACACAGACACCCACAGTGCCAACCCCCACAGCGACCTGATCCACCAGCAGCTCCGCGCCATCGTGGACGCCGCCCGTGAGCGCCGCGCCGAGGACGTGGTCGTGCTCGACCTGACCGACGTGTCCTCCACCCTCGAATACTTCGTGATCTGCACGGCCACCGCCGGACTCCAGCTCAACGCCGTGCAGGAGAACATCCGCGAGAAGGCGCAGGAGGCGGGCCTCCCCCGCCCCACCGTGGAGGGGCCGAGTGAACGCTGGCTGCTGCTCGCCTTCGGCGGAAGTATCGTGGTCCACATCATGACCAAAGACGCCCGCGAGTACTACGACCTGGAAGGGCTGTGGAGCGACGCCCGCGTCCTGCCCTTCCCCGAGCAGGCGCCGAACCGGACGGTGTAG
- a CDS encoding CdaR family protein, with protein sequence MTGGQLGRWANPRYLWRRFLHNLPAKLLALAVAVTLWFVATADRRANVEQGYDVPVTVSDTTGGRGVGTRTVSGLSPATVRVILSGRPERLRELSGDAIDAVVDVTGVPEGSFTRPVTVQAPTGTVLRRQTPERVQGFVDTLLTRTLPVTLSVAAPSETSVPRYVVTPGEASVSGPGRVVTTVRRLVSSPLSLAPGEDHEAPLIALNDQGAPVQGVITRPATVTVRRLDTGELPIKTLPVVLNRPPATLRVVSASVQPSSVRVVAAPELLANLREVPGTVTYHEGTYTAPVTLRVPAGAQVLERVNVRLTVERRTSLTPGTGSGTEPR encoded by the coding sequence GTGACGGGGGGGCAACTGGGCCGCTGGGCCAACCCGCGTTACCTGTGGCGGCGGTTCCTGCACAACCTGCCCGCCAAGCTGCTGGCGCTGGCGGTGGCCGTGACCCTGTGGTTCGTGGCGACCGCCGACCGCCGCGCCAACGTCGAGCAGGGCTACGACGTGCCGGTCACGGTCAGCGACACGACCGGCGGGCGCGGCGTGGGCACCCGCACCGTGAGCGGCCTCTCGCCCGCCACCGTCCGCGTGATCCTCAGTGGGCGGCCCGAGCGGCTGCGCGAGCTGAGCGGCGACGCCATCGACGCCGTCGTGGACGTGACGGGCGTGCCGGAGGGCAGCTTCACCCGGCCGGTGACGGTCCAGGCCCCCACCGGGACGGTGCTGCGGCGGCAGACGCCCGAGCGGGTGCAGGGCTTCGTGGATACCCTGCTCACCCGCACGCTCCCGGTGACCCTGAGTGTCGCCGCGCCCTCCGAAACCAGCGTGCCCCGCTACGTCGTGACGCCCGGCGAGGCGTCCGTCAGCGGACCGGGCCGGGTGGTGACGACCGTGCGCCGCCTGGTCAGCAGCCCGCTGTCCCTGGCCCCCGGTGAGGACCACGAGGCCCCCCTGATCGCCCTGAACGACCAGGGCGCGCCGGTCCAGGGCGTGATCACCCGGCCCGCCACCGTCACGGTGCGCCGCCTGGACACCGGCGAGCTGCCGATCAAGACCCTGCCCGTGGTGCTGAACCGTCCGCCCGCCACACTGCGGGTCGTCTCAGCCAGCGTGCAGCCGAGCAGCGTGCGCGTGGTCGCCGCACCGGAACTGCTGGCCAACCTGCGCGAGGTGCCCGGCACCGTCACGTACCACGAGGGCACCTACACGGCCCCGGTCACCCTGCGCGTCCCGGCCGGTGCCCAGGTGCTGGAGCGGGTCAACGTGCGCCTGACGGTGGAACGCCGCACCTCCCTGACGCCGGGCACCGGGAGCGGGACGGAGCCGCGCTGA
- the yqeK gene encoding bis(5'-nucleosyl)-tetraphosphatase (symmetrical) YqeK, whose product MIAELPGFRHPLAELVGWDERVRLMVRPRRFEHVLRVAELACRIARANGLDEARAYAAGILHDIARDLPDAELLRLAPPECPIDSAHPLALHGRAARTLLERWGYADRVVLEAVEDHTTGPRGGNPVAACVYVADVSEPGRGVNDDIRELALRDLEAALNCAIVSKVTYLQGRGIQVHPRTLRAYQALSCGGQPAVVTAPAGGALAPTAPDPHPPT is encoded by the coding sequence ATGATCGCCGAGCTGCCCGGCTTCCGGCACCCGCTGGCCGAACTGGTCGGCTGGGACGAACGTGTGCGGCTGATGGTGCGCCCGCGCCGCTTCGAGCATGTGCTGCGCGTGGCCGAACTCGCCTGCCGGATCGCCCGCGCCAACGGCCTGGACGAGGCCCGCGCCTACGCGGCCGGAATCCTGCACGACATCGCCCGCGACCTGCCCGACGCCGAACTGCTGCGCCTCGCGCCGCCCGAGTGCCCCATCGACAGCGCCCATCCCCTCGCCCTGCACGGCCGGGCCGCGCGCACCCTGCTGGAACGCTGGGGGTACGCGGACCGGGTGGTGCTGGAAGCCGTCGAGGACCACACCACCGGCCCGCGTGGCGGAAACCCGGTGGCCGCCTGCGTGTACGTGGCGGACGTGTCCGAACCCGGACGCGGCGTGAACGACGACATCCGCGAGCTGGCGCTGCGTGACCTGGAAGCGGCCCTCAACTGCGCCATCGTCTCCAAGGTGACCTACCTCCAGGGCCGCGGGATTCAGGTGCATCCCCGCACGCTGCGCGCTTACCAGGCCCTGTCCTGCGGGGGTCAGCCCGCGGTGGTCACGGCCCCGGCGGGCGGCGCCCTGGCTCCCACCGCGCCCGACCCCCACCCCCCCACATGA
- the cdaA gene encoding diadenylate cyclase CdaA — translation MSLFPGLLSLRDVLDVALVTFLIYQGYLLVVGTRAVNVLRGILVFAGVWVLAQLLGLTTLSYLLGRAGTVGLFALVVLFQPELRAALERVGRPRGRDVRASGAALQDLARAMERLAERKTGALIALERRTPLGEYAATGVILDAVVSAPFLEALFARNAPLHDGGVIIQGSRVVAAGCLFPLQSSDGTYRRYGTRHRAAIGLSELTDAVVLVVSEERGSMRIALAGRLGPDLNGSELREQLRALVYDRADLNGDLPPAPVPPMPEAGVESPPTERGSA, via the coding sequence ATGTCCCTGTTTCCCGGGTTGCTGAGCCTGCGGGACGTGCTGGACGTGGCGCTGGTCACGTTCCTGATCTACCAGGGCTACCTGCTGGTGGTGGGCACCCGCGCCGTGAACGTGCTGCGCGGGATTCTGGTATTTGCGGGTGTGTGGGTGCTGGCGCAGCTCCTGGGCCTGACCACCCTGAGTTACCTGCTGGGCCGGGCAGGCACGGTGGGCCTCTTTGCGCTGGTGGTGCTGTTCCAGCCGGAGCTGCGCGCGGCGCTGGAACGGGTGGGCCGCCCGCGGGGGCGCGACGTGCGCGCGAGCGGCGCGGCGCTGCAAGACCTCGCGCGGGCGATGGAGCGCCTGGCCGAGCGCAAGACCGGGGCGCTGATCGCCCTGGAACGCCGCACGCCGCTGGGAGAGTACGCGGCGACCGGCGTGATCCTCGACGCGGTGGTCAGCGCGCCCTTTCTGGAGGCACTGTTCGCGCGCAACGCGCCCCTGCACGACGGCGGCGTGATCATCCAGGGGTCACGGGTGGTCGCGGCGGGCTGCCTCTTTCCCCTCCAGTCCAGTGACGGCACCTACCGCCGCTACGGCACGCGGCACCGCGCGGCCATCGGCCTGTCCGAACTGACCGACGCGGTGGTGCTGGTGGTGAGTGAGGAGCGGGGCAGCATGCGGATCGCGCTGGCCGGGCGGCTGGGGCCGGACCTGAACGGCAGCGAACTGCGCGAGCAGCTCCGGGCGCTGGTGTACGACCGCGCCGACCTGAATGGCGACCTGCCTCCCGCCCCGGTGCCCCCCATGCCCGAGGCCGGGGTGGAGAGCCCGCCCACCGAACGGGGGAGCGCGTGA